The Corynebacterium qintianiae genome has a window encoding:
- a CDS encoding glycosyltransferase family 4 protein, which produces MGGAGVPLRELGLVLLVAAAITYLATGMVRSLLVRTGRVAEIRTRDVHTQPTPSLGGLAMFTGFICAVFLAQQLPALTRGFAPVTPEMTAVVAGAFAIVVVGIIDDLYELGALTKFIGQCFAAVLMSFLGLTFTVVFAPFGDGTTLILDQVQGMMIAALFTVVLVNAVNFVDGIDGLAAGIGMIAGGAILLYSLTILHDQGGAVSAYPPAIICAALVGICAGFLPHNFEPARIFMGDSGAMLIGLLLAAASISASGKINMSLYGTADFVALISPVVVVLAAVALPLTDLVWAVVRRAARGQSPTTADAGHIHHRLLALGHTHRRTVLVLYLWVSAVAFGAVSFSIVPTGPATALTAAALLLACALTLVPLRSGKIGRRGAR; this is translated from the coding sequence GTGGGCGGTGCCGGCGTGCCGCTGCGCGAGCTTGGTCTGGTCCTGCTCGTCGCCGCTGCGATAACCTATCTCGCTACCGGAATGGTCCGCTCGTTGCTCGTGCGCACCGGCCGCGTCGCGGAGATCCGCACCCGCGACGTGCACACCCAACCCACGCCGTCGCTGGGCGGCCTGGCCATGTTCACGGGGTTCATATGTGCCGTATTCCTCGCGCAGCAGCTTCCGGCGCTAACCAGAGGGTTCGCGCCCGTGACTCCGGAGATGACGGCAGTGGTGGCCGGCGCCTTCGCCATCGTGGTGGTCGGCATCATCGACGACCTTTACGAACTCGGCGCCCTGACCAAGTTCATCGGCCAGTGTTTCGCCGCGGTGCTGATGAGCTTTTTGGGCCTGACCTTCACGGTTGTGTTCGCGCCTTTCGGAGATGGGACGACCCTCATCCTGGATCAGGTGCAGGGGATGATGATCGCCGCGCTGTTCACTGTCGTGCTCGTCAACGCCGTAAATTTCGTCGACGGCATTGACGGCCTAGCGGCGGGCATCGGAATGATCGCCGGCGGGGCGATCCTGCTGTACTCCCTGACCATCCTCCACGACCAGGGTGGGGCTGTGTCGGCGTACCCGCCGGCGATTATCTGCGCCGCTCTCGTCGGCATCTGCGCGGGTTTTCTGCCCCACAACTTCGAGCCAGCGCGCATCTTCATGGGCGACTCCGGTGCGATGCTCATCGGCCTTCTCTTGGCCGCGGCGTCGATCTCGGCGTCGGGCAAGATCAACATGTCGCTTTACGGCACCGCCGACTTTGTCGCGCTGATCAGCCCCGTGGTCGTCGTCCTCGCGGCCGTCGCGCTCCCGCTCACGGACTTGGTGTGGGCAGTGGTCCGGCGCGCCGCACGGGGACAGAGTCCCACCACCGCCGACGCCGGGCACATCCACCACCGCCTCCTCGCCCTGGGGCACACCCACCGGCGCACCGTGCTCGTGCTCTATCTCTGGGTCAGCGCCGTCGCCTTTGGCGCGGTGAGTTTTTCCATCGTTCCGACCGGGCCCGCTACAGCGCTCACAGCTGCAGCGCTTCTGCTTGCGTGCGCCCTCACCCTCGTGCCTCTGCGCTCGGGCAAGATCGGCCGGCGCGGCGCGCGCTAG
- the rho gene encoding transcription termination factor Rho: MTDTGNAAQGQDSQNLASMKLPELRKLAAEKGLKGTSGLRKGDLIRAITTGEVPKKAVTDAVADAPSQATEVSGASEAADIATQESSAPRRRATRRAGSNTGEDAAAKNDVAMKSDKVEEPSEDGNEAAGGDEQRYESRSAARRARRNRARNNGGEGFQPGDHEDNPSRSDDADDRHGNRSDRDDRDNRGDRDNRGDRDDRGNRDNGDNGDNRDNDHGDIEGGNRRGRRNRRNRNRGGRDNNRDNNRDNRGQNHDHNRGQNRDQNQDFNSEELQEVAGIVDVVDNNTAFVRTTGYRANQADVFVNNKLVRQNGLRSGDAVIGQVRANGQSHSHGNGRNRQRYNQLVRVDTVNGMSPDEAKRRKEFHKLTPLYPNQRLRLETEPNVLTTRVIDLVMPLGKGQRALIVSPPKAGKTTILQNIANAIATNNPECYLMVVLVDERPEEVTDMQRSVKGEVISSTFDRPPSEHTAVAELAIERAKRLVEMGQDVVVLLDSITRLGRAYNNSSPASGRILSGGVDSNALYPPKRFLGAARNIEEGGSLTIIATAMVETGSAGDTVIFEEFKGTGNAELKLDRKIAERRVFPAVDVNPSGTRKDELLLAPEEARIMHKLRRILSALDPQQSIDMLIKQLKKTKSNGEFLMGVAQSAPMAADQSEEEYL, encoded by the coding sequence GTGACCGACACGGGCAACGCCGCACAAGGCCAGGATTCACAGAACCTGGCATCGATGAAGCTCCCGGAGCTGCGCAAGCTGGCGGCAGAGAAGGGCCTCAAGGGCACCTCCGGCCTGCGTAAGGGGGATCTGATCCGGGCCATCACAACCGGGGAGGTGCCGAAGAAGGCGGTGACCGACGCCGTGGCCGACGCGCCCTCACAAGCCACCGAGGTTTCCGGGGCTTCCGAGGCGGCCGACATCGCCACGCAGGAGTCCTCGGCTCCGCGCCGCCGCGCAACCCGCAGGGCAGGCAGCAACACCGGGGAGGATGCTGCGGCCAAGAACGACGTCGCGATGAAGTCGGACAAGGTCGAGGAGCCGAGCGAAGACGGAAACGAGGCAGCTGGCGGCGACGAGCAACGCTACGAGTCCCGCTCCGCAGCACGCCGCGCCCGCCGCAACCGGGCGCGCAACAACGGCGGAGAAGGCTTCCAGCCCGGTGACCACGAGGACAACCCGTCGCGTTCCGATGACGCGGACGACCGACACGGCAACCGGAGTGACCGCGACGACCGAGACAACCGGGGTGACCGGGACAACCGGGGTGACCGAGACGACCGCGGTAACCGCGACAACGGGGACAACGGGGACAACCGCGACAACGACCACGGTGACATCGAGGGCGGCAACCGACGCGGCCGCCGAAACCGCCGTAACCGCAATCGGGGAGGCCGCGACAACAACCGCGACAACAACCGCGACAACCGCGGTCAGAACCACGATCACAACCGCGGTCAGAACCGCGATCAAAATCAAGACTTCAACTCCGAGGAGCTGCAGGAAGTCGCAGGAATCGTCGACGTCGTGGACAACAACACCGCGTTTGTGCGTACCACCGGTTACCGCGCCAACCAGGCGGACGTGTTCGTCAACAACAAGTTGGTCCGCCAGAACGGCCTGCGCTCCGGTGACGCTGTGATCGGCCAGGTCCGCGCGAACGGGCAAAGCCACTCTCACGGCAACGGCCGCAACCGCCAGCGCTACAACCAGCTGGTGCGCGTGGATACCGTCAATGGCATGAGCCCGGATGAGGCGAAGCGCCGCAAGGAGTTCCACAAGCTCACCCCGCTGTACCCGAACCAGCGCCTGCGCCTGGAGACTGAGCCGAACGTCCTCACCACCCGCGTGATCGACCTCGTCATGCCGCTGGGCAAGGGTCAGCGCGCGCTCATCGTTTCCCCGCCGAAGGCCGGTAAAACGACGATCCTGCAGAACATTGCCAACGCGATCGCAACAAACAACCCTGAGTGCTACCTCATGGTCGTGCTTGTCGACGAGCGCCCCGAGGAAGTCACCGACATGCAGCGCTCGGTCAAGGGCGAGGTCATCTCCTCGACCTTCGACCGCCCGCCGTCAGAGCACACCGCGGTGGCGGAGCTGGCGATCGAGCGCGCGAAGCGCCTCGTGGAGATGGGCCAGGACGTCGTCGTCCTGCTCGACTCCATCACCCGCCTCGGCCGCGCGTACAACAACTCCTCGCCGGCGTCAGGCCGTATCCTCTCCGGCGGTGTGGATTCCAACGCCCTGTACCCGCCGAAGCGCTTCCTGGGTGCCGCCCGCAACATCGAGGAGGGCGGGTCGCTGACGATCATCGCCACCGCGATGGTGGAGACCGGCTCCGCGGGTGACACCGTGATCTTCGAGGAGTTCAAGGGCACCGGCAACGCCGAGCTCAAGCTCGACCGCAAGATCGCCGAGCGCCGCGTGTTCCCGGCCGTGGACGTCAACCCGTCCGGCACACGCAAGGACGAGTTGCTGCTCGCACCGGAGGAGGCGCGCATCATGCACAAGCTGCGCCGCATCCTCTCCGCGCTCGACCCGCAGCAGTCCATCGACATGCTGATCAAGCAGCTGAAGAAGACGAAGTCCAACGGTGAGTTCCTCATGGGCGTGGCCCAGTCCGCGCCGATGGCGGCCGACCAGTCTGAGGAGGAGTACCTCTGA
- a CDS encoding L-threonylcarbamoyladenylate synthase: MASHTYDCLTPEGRTEGIKAAADAVRAGQCVVMPTDTVYGIGCDAFNNDAVAKLLATKRRGPDMPVPVLVGSWTTIQGLVREFSETAKTLVEAFWPGGLSIVVPEAPSLPWNLGDTRGTVLLRMPNQPLAIELLREVGPMAVSSANLTGNEPPVTTSAARQQFGNAVPVYLDGGRAAVGEPSTIIDISGPHPVILRHGAISAERIGEVLELDPESLRRS; the protein is encoded by the coding sequence ATGGCGAGCCACACCTACGACTGCCTCACCCCGGAGGGTCGCACCGAGGGGATCAAGGCCGCGGCGGATGCCGTCCGGGCGGGCCAGTGCGTGGTGATGCCGACAGACACCGTCTACGGCATCGGGTGCGACGCGTTCAACAACGACGCCGTTGCCAAATTGCTGGCCACCAAGCGGCGTGGCCCAGACATGCCCGTGCCAGTACTTGTCGGCTCGTGGACGACCATCCAGGGCCTGGTGCGTGAATTCAGCGAGACCGCCAAGACGCTTGTCGAGGCCTTCTGGCCCGGTGGATTGTCTATCGTCGTGCCCGAGGCGCCGTCACTGCCGTGGAACCTTGGCGATACCCGCGGCACGGTGCTGCTGCGCATGCCGAACCAGCCGCTCGCGATCGAGCTGCTGCGGGAAGTCGGCCCGATGGCGGTCTCGTCCGCAAATCTGACCGGTAACGAGCCGCCCGTGACCACATCCGCCGCACGCCAGCAGTTCGGCAATGCCGTGCCGGTCTACCTAGACGGCGGCAGGGCGGCGGTGGGGGAGCCATCGACAATTATTGATATTTCGGGCCCGCACCCGGTGATTTTGCGCCACGGGGCGATCAGCGCTGAGCGGATCGGTGAAGTCTTAGAACTTGACCCGGAGAGCCTGCGGAGGTCGTAA
- the prmC gene encoding peptide chain release factor N(5)-glutamine methyltransferase, with the protein MRPSKTRELVARATETLRDAGVDTPEVDARLLAAWLLDVAPLAVLSTEPPAGFEAAYLEAIARRARREPLQYITGTAPFGPLDVAVGPGVFIPRPETEVLADWAVRTLAAVESPVVVDLGTGSGALAIYIAHARGDASVTAVDVSPTAREYARANAKRNGVTLRVVEGDMTDPYLLAELTGAVDLVVSNPPYVPETPDLTPEVSRDPHEAVFSGADGMDAIRGLVPVAARLLKAGGALGVEHDDTTSQAAQECVAAHGTFAAPKVLHDLTGRARFVTASKVNR; encoded by the coding sequence TTGAGGCCGAGTAAAACCCGGGAGCTCGTCGCCCGTGCCACGGAAACTCTCCGGGACGCGGGCGTCGATACGCCCGAGGTCGACGCGCGACTGCTCGCTGCCTGGCTTCTCGACGTCGCCCCGCTCGCCGTACTCTCCACCGAGCCGCCCGCCGGGTTCGAGGCGGCCTATCTGGAAGCAATCGCGCGGCGGGCGCGGCGCGAGCCGCTGCAGTACATCACGGGGACCGCGCCCTTCGGGCCGCTCGACGTGGCGGTGGGCCCCGGGGTGTTCATCCCGCGCCCCGAGACCGAGGTGTTGGCCGATTGGGCGGTGCGCACGCTCGCCGCGGTGGAGTCGCCCGTGGTGGTCGACCTCGGAACGGGGTCCGGCGCGCTCGCCATCTACATCGCGCATGCGCGTGGCGACGCCTCAGTCACCGCGGTCGACGTGTCTCCGACGGCCCGTGAATACGCGCGCGCCAATGCGAAACGCAACGGGGTCACCCTCAGGGTAGTGGAGGGGGATATGACCGACCCGTACCTGCTCGCGGAGCTGACAGGCGCGGTCGACCTCGTGGTTTCAAACCCGCCGTACGTGCCTGAAACACCGGACCTGACCCCAGAGGTCTCCCGCGACCCGCACGAGGCCGTATTCTCGGGGGCCGACGGCATGGATGCGATCCGCGGGCTGGTGCCCGTCGCCGCGCGATTGCTTAAGGCTGGGGGAGCGCTCGGCGTCGAGCATGACGACACGACATCCCAAGCTGCGCAGGAATGCGTTGCCGCCCACGGCACATTTGCGGCACCGAAGGTGCTCCACGACCTCACCGGGCGGGCCCGGTTTGTCACCGCGAGTAAGGTAAACCGGTAA
- the prfA gene encoding peptide chain release factor 1: protein MAGEVSIVDDYVSEYEGIQAQMGDPDVAGDADQFRKLSKRYAELQPIIDVYNELHEARENYEAANEMAGEDKEFAEEAKRLEGDIARLEEELADLLAPRDEHDGDDIIMEIKAGAGGEEAALFAGDLARMYQKYCEKHGLTWEVLDLAESDLGGAKDMTVAVKAKTPSREGAWSKLKFEGGVHRVQRVPVTESQGRIQTSAAGVYVFPEAEEVSSVDIDEKDLRIDVYRSSGKGGQGVNTTDSAVRITHLPTNIVVTCQNERSQIQNRARAMQVLQARLDQLEREKADAEAAEGRASQVRTMDRSERIRTYNWPENRISDHRINYKSNNLDAVLDGNMDDLIAALQKHERQERLEAE from the coding sequence ATGGCGGGCGAGGTTTCGATCGTCGACGACTATGTCTCCGAGTACGAGGGCATCCAGGCGCAGATGGGCGACCCGGACGTCGCCGGTGACGCGGACCAGTTCCGCAAGCTGTCGAAGCGTTACGCCGAACTCCAGCCGATCATCGACGTCTACAACGAGCTCCACGAGGCCCGCGAGAACTACGAGGCCGCCAACGAGATGGCGGGCGAGGACAAGGAGTTTGCCGAGGAGGCCAAGCGCCTTGAAGGTGACATCGCCCGCCTCGAGGAGGAGCTCGCGGACCTGCTCGCCCCCCGCGACGAGCATGACGGTGACGACATCATCATGGAGATCAAGGCCGGAGCTGGCGGTGAGGAGGCTGCTCTGTTCGCCGGCGACCTGGCGCGCATGTACCAGAAGTACTGCGAGAAGCACGGTCTGACCTGGGAGGTTCTCGACCTCGCGGAGTCTGACCTCGGGGGAGCCAAGGACATGACGGTGGCGGTCAAGGCTAAGACACCCTCGCGTGAGGGTGCCTGGTCCAAGCTCAAGTTCGAGGGCGGCGTGCACCGCGTGCAGCGCGTTCCGGTCACGGAGTCGCAGGGCCGCATCCAGACCTCAGCCGCGGGCGTGTACGTCTTCCCGGAGGCCGAAGAGGTCTCGTCCGTCGACATCGACGAGAAGGATCTGCGTATCGACGTCTACCGCTCCTCCGGCAAGGGCGGCCAGGGCGTGAACACGACCGACTCCGCGGTGCGCATCACGCACCTGCCGACGAACATCGTGGTGACCTGCCAGAACGAGCGCTCCCAAATCCAGAACCGCGCCCGCGCCATGCAGGTGCTCCAGGCGCGCCTGGACCAGCTCGAGCGGGAAAAGGCCGACGCTGAGGCCGCCGAAGGCCGCGCCTCCCAGGTGCGCACCATGGACCGCTCCGAGCGCATCCGCACCTACAACTGGCCGGAGAACCGCATCTCCGACCACCGCATCAACTACAAGTCGAACAACCTCGACGCCGTGCTCGACGGCAACATGGATGACCTGATCGCCGCACTGCAGAAGCACGAGCGCCAGGAGCGCCTTGAGGCCGAGTAA
- a CDS encoding long-chain fatty-acid--CoA ligase: MLSTMQELPFSVSRILTYGETIHSTTRVTTWRSGQAEESTFATVGARASAFAHALHDDLGVTGDERVATLLYNCAEHLEVMFAVASKGAVFTPVNIQLVEDQIAYVLNHSEAQVVVADPRLAEKLGRVLELCPLVTTVCFTGTDFPAALAQALPEGVDVHNYEQLLDGRSTVYDWPELEENTAAALVYSTATTGAPKGVAYSHRSIWLEAMSLRATDSMAITHGETFLCGIPIYHVMSWGVPFAAFLVGTPLVLPDSDVSAPTLASLIAATHPRVAHGVPTLWIQLIIHYASNPPERMSLTEIFVGGSPAPPALIKAWEERYGVDVVHVWGMTETSTVGTVARPPSGVSGEARYAFRVSQGRFAPWLEYRVVNDGKVMASTDRSQGEIQVRGNMVASSYYHSPTQEPGAIASEFRGEQVTDVREAFTADGWLRTGDVGTVTNDGFMTLYDRARDVIRSGGEWIYSAQVENLIMEAEEVAECAVIGYPDPKWGERPLAITVLVADTPPTAETAARLRSQIAASLPRWMAPEYWTFVRSIDKTSVGKFDKKDLRKHLANDRYDIVALPGPGNR, encoded by the coding sequence ATGCTCTCCACCATGCAGGAACTGCCGTTTTCCGTCTCCCGGATCCTCACCTACGGCGAGACGATTCACTCGACAACGCGGGTGACAACTTGGCGTTCCGGCCAGGCGGAAGAGTCGACCTTCGCAACGGTGGGTGCCCGGGCATCGGCGTTCGCGCACGCGCTTCACGACGACCTGGGCGTCACCGGTGACGAGCGGGTGGCCACGTTGCTTTATAACTGCGCGGAGCACCTCGAGGTGATGTTCGCGGTGGCGTCGAAGGGCGCGGTGTTCACACCCGTGAACATACAGCTGGTGGAGGACCAGATCGCGTACGTGCTCAATCATTCGGAGGCTCAGGTCGTTGTCGCCGATCCCCGGCTCGCGGAGAAGTTGGGGCGGGTGCTCGAGCTCTGCCCGCTGGTGACCACCGTGTGCTTCACCGGCACCGATTTTCCCGCTGCGCTGGCCCAGGCCCTGCCCGAGGGAGTTGACGTGCACAATTATGAGCAGCTACTCGACGGCCGGTCGACCGTGTACGACTGGCCCGAGCTTGAGGAGAACACAGCCGCGGCGCTTGTCTATTCCACTGCCACGACGGGCGCGCCGAAGGGGGTTGCCTATTCGCACCGCTCGATCTGGCTCGAGGCGATGAGCCTGCGCGCCACTGACTCAATGGCCATTACGCACGGCGAGACGTTCCTGTGCGGCATCCCGATCTATCACGTGATGAGCTGGGGAGTTCCCTTCGCCGCGTTCCTGGTGGGCACCCCGCTGGTGCTGCCGGATTCCGATGTATCCGCGCCGACGCTTGCATCGTTGATCGCGGCGACGCACCCGCGCGTGGCGCACGGCGTACCCACTCTGTGGATCCAGCTGATCATCCACTACGCCTCCAACCCCCCGGAGCGCATGAGCCTGACCGAGATCTTCGTGGGCGGATCGCCCGCCCCGCCGGCCCTGATCAAGGCGTGGGAGGAGCGCTACGGCGTGGACGTCGTCCACGTGTGGGGAATGACCGAGACCTCCACGGTGGGCACGGTCGCGCGCCCGCCGTCGGGAGTGTCGGGGGAGGCGCGCTACGCCTTCCGCGTCTCGCAAGGCCGCTTCGCCCCGTGGCTGGAATACCGTGTGGTCAACGACGGCAAAGTCATGGCCTCCACGGACCGCTCCCAGGGTGAGATTCAGGTTCGGGGCAACATGGTCGCGTCCTCCTACTACCACTCGCCCACGCAGGAGCCCGGCGCGATCGCCAGCGAGTTCCGCGGCGAGCAGGTCACGGATGTGCGCGAGGCATTCACCGCCGACGGCTGGCTACGCACGGGTGACGTGGGAACAGTGACAAATGACGGGTTCATGACGTTGTACGACCGCGCCCGCGACGTCATCCGCTCCGGCGGCGAGTGGATCTATTCCGCCCAGGTGGAAAACCTCATCATGGAGGCCGAGGAGGTCGCGGAGTGCGCTGTCATCGGCTACCCGGACCCGAAATGGGGCGAGCGCCCGCTCGCGATCACCGTTCTAGTCGCTGACACCCCGCCCACCGCGGAAACCGCCGCCCGGTTGCGCAGCCAGATCGCCGCGTCACTGCCGCGGTGGATGGCGCCGGAGTATTGGACGTTCGTGCGGTCCATCGACAAAACGTCTGTGGGCAAGTTCGACAAGAAGGACCTGCGCAAGCACCTGGCAAATGACCGCTACGACATCGTCGCGCTGCCGGGGCCGGGAAACCGCTAG